Below is a genomic region from Pleuronectes platessa chromosome 18, fPlePla1.1, whole genome shotgun sequence.
TGTTTCTTTAATCATCATCAGGAGAAGCTAATGTGTGACTTACTTCTGACTAAAGGAGGTGTAGTTGGCTGCTCCACTTTGCACGGTTCTGTCCCACTGAGGTTTCCTGTTAAACAAAATGTAACTTTCATCAGTCGTTCATCAGAATCGTCTGAacagagaagaagcagaaatgtGAAGAAACTACTTTAAGAGAAAGTGACCTTGCTGCGGATGAAACCTTAAAAACTTCAGAAACAAATTGAAGAAGTTTACCTGTGAGATTTTTTGCCTCATCTTGAAACTTTTGGAAACTCTTCTTGGTTTGAATATTTTCATAAACTGATTAGAAAAAGACAATCTCATCAGTAAAGGTTAAACCTTCATTTGATAAACGAGTCAGTTCTTGATGACGAGCAGGAGAATCATTAACTTGAAATGTTGTTAAATTCCGTTTGTTGGTtttacatcaacacaaacaaacatctaaAAGCAAAAGGATTATTTGAAGAAGTTTTTGGACAGATTTTATGACTTGTTCTGAGAAATGTTCTTCTAGGAATCAAACTCACGGGTTACACCAAGAGCTGTGACGGCAGCTGCCAGGAGAACACTGAGGACCAGCAGGGCCACTCGCTCCGATGTGACCCCCGATCGCCTGTTTGATGCTGCAGGTTGTTTGGAGCCTGTTCAGCAGCAGAAGAGAAAGATGATGGAGATAAATGTCTAATATTCATAACAGTCTTTAAAGATGAAGTCCCACTTTCAcgtcttttgtttttacagtcgaCCAACGACCAACAGAAATCAACCCTAACAGATTAAAGATGAATTTGTAAAAACCAGGAGCGAGTGTAGCCGACAGGAAGTAGAAGTCTAAATTTTGATTTTGGGGAATTGACTATAAATATTTCACGGACCTTTCATAACGGTCACTTCCTCATTTTTTTTCATACAACTGACTTATCCTCACACCTTTGTACAGGAAACACACGCAGATAGTTTTTACTTCTTCTCTTAATCTTTTAAACAGAATTGAACTTCGTCTTTACTAGGAAGACGGAGCCATGGACCTGAAGACCTGGTACGATAGATCCTGCAAATCGCCTCATGAATATATTTGTGAGAAACCAGAAGAAGCATGAGCCTGAATCCAGTTGGATCAGATTGAGCTCGAGTCCTCAACCACTTTCACAAACTGAGGCATGATGCTTTATTAATGAAGATCTTCTCCAGACATAAACAACGATGAGCATTTATTCACAGAAGTGGCttcaaacttttaaaaaaatcatttaaaggCAGAAAACACATGTTATTATGAGATTGAACTCAAGGTTTAGGACTGACATCGTCAGTCAAATATAGAAAAGGTCTGAAGCTCATTAGTGGTGTCTTGAGAATCAACAATCAAAAATTAGAAGAAATGAATATCGATAATAATTTGTTGGggtcttttcatttcctttgaAAAACTTGTGACACGATGGTTAAAATAGTTCCGTGCAGTTTATCACCCACCAGGTCGCTGAGCTTTTGAGATCTTGACTTCGGAATAATTGGGTTCATCCGTAGAGGGTGTGgccactgcaacacaaaaatatacaaatatgtacatttatgttCTGCTGGtaaaagtgttcatgtttctgtcaaacagaaaaacacaagggaCGAATCCTGGAGACTTCTGGAATGTTTCAGTTTTACTGAATAGAGAAACAGGGAAATCAAGTGCACAGAGTGAAAGACAAATGAACAATTTCCAAATGAACAACTCTCTGTTTTAACGTCTAAAattaataatcattattataatataaaacaatgtgtAGACTCAGTATTCAGTATTGTACTTTAAAACTCACCGTCTGTTTTCCCCTCCGCTCTTTTGAACTTAATATCAGAGTAAAGAACTTCAGCTTCAGgcattttcctgctgtgagaCAATCAGTGAGGataaatttgtaaataaatttagCTTCGTCTGACACCAGCTCGAAAACTGTTGTAATCTTTCCTGTCAGACTCAAATGTGCTGAAGGTTCTCAGAAGACGTCTAGTTCCTCCAGACCAGATCATTAACATAATTCACTTCCTCAAGTTTTGGTCAAATggatatttgttgttttcttacagTGACGTCTCAGATGTTATTCAGTTTGAATCAGGCACGtacacagatagacccctagtggtgctcaagcactggcccttttgccctggatgagaaaagtgccccttCTTCTGAagcccaatttttttttcattcatcaatatttaagaatacaaATTCCTCTTTCcgtcatcaattccccccaaatgtgttttgatatctgacgggcatttatttgagttcttgtgagaatttcgccCAGACATGCTCCGCGGCGCACACAAGCctcttggatcaggccatcaactagTAAAACAAATGAGGGTATAtaatggtggatcgtggtcctgctggttgctgaccatggactgtgattgcagcgggactgcttggcatgtcatgttggggttgtccttcgggatgcttaccctcatcaaatgctgctagagactttaatctttaatcttgaagactttaatcttgatgatgttttcctgcacgtggcatctattgcacttctgtccgtcctgggagagggatccctcacatgtggctctctctgaggtttctacgtatttttaccctgttaaaagggtttttagtagtttttccttactcttgctgagggttaaggacagaggatgtcacaccctgttaaagccctatgagatgaattgtaatttatgaatatgggctatacaaatataatttgattgattgattgataataaaCAGTagtataagttgaaaatatcgtactgtgtttttcatttttttaattattattattatttttaatttcatcaatattttggcgatgggtgcccttttctggggggtttgagcacctgccccccaaaatgtctgtgcacgtgcctgttgAGGACAAAGACCAGGACGGCAGGTTGGACTTCTTCTGCAGCAACAGATGTTTGGTGGTGTACAAGGCGCAGCTTCTCACCCGGTCAGGTAATTCAATTAATTCAGACTACaaacttttctttccctcttgtttttgtgttacacagacacagaacagcTGGAAACTCTCCTTCTGTTCTATAGATCCTAATTTATTTGAAcctttatttttaaagcaaaGACCAGCTCGTCATCTGAGAAGCACCATATTAAGGATCTGACGCCAAAAGAGGTGAAACCAAAGACGGACTTTGTGAGTTTCTGATCTAGATTCAGAGTTAGAATAATCACTTCACACAAACCTGTCTATTCTAAATGTTACACAACTCAtccaactctttttttttttatgcttctcGTTAAGATAAAAGAGGAGCTGGTGGACGAGGGGTACAACCAGAATCACACCGCGAAGAGAATCAACAGCAGAGACTGCTTCTTCTGCAGTGATGGTGAGGAGACACATTCACTATTTACTCTCCAGGTCTGAAGTTAACTGTATGTCAATGAGCCGAATGAagactcttctctctctttctttctttctttctttctttctctctctctctctctctctctctctctctctcctctcaggctGCAAGATTCTCTTTAGTCATGAGCTGGAGAGGAAGTGGGGGAAGCAATGTGACTCGTGTGCTtacttaatattaataatattaatattaatattaaaactaccTTTGATTGATTAAAGTTACCTcgggggcaccacccttcaaaggaagggaaaagagccaatttattgattaagtctcataaaagtactaactacaaatttggaactctgattaacaattaaattcaTAACTATAACCAAAATTACCATATAGATAGTTAGCTAAGTTGAAGGATACAGAGTTCTTGACCTTGTAGTGGTTGGCAacattcacttatgcaacattaaggaaaaaatatttgtgaaagacaaacatttattatgaagatAATAAAGTGTAAGAACACAAATGATGAAAAAAGATCTCTTCAACATCCATAAATTAatctctgggaaatcagtgaaaatgttaaatatgtctCTAAATCAAAGAAGGTCCTGGATCCACTTCTTTGTCCAGATGTGAGTCAGAAGAGATCTTCCttggtccatgtctcatccttccaagttttgtgaaaacatcagactagaaaagcacaaaatctacacaatccatttaccatttgtttTGCTCCATggttctgttttgttgttggtCAGTTTCTGTTTGAGAACGATCGCATGGAGAACATATTCAGTGACGTGATCTACAGCCAGTTCAACACTGAGTTCACCAAGATCCTCCGACATCTCAAACCCTCAGTCCCAGCCGCTGGTgagtccaggtccaggtctttatcttttattttctgtctcagATCAACTCGGATCAGCTCAGAGATCCTGTTTGTTCCCCCCGGCAGGTTACGTCCAGTCCcgtgtggaggaggagtttCTTTGGGACTGTAAACAGTTGGGGGCGTACTCCCCCATCGTCCTCCTCAACACCCtactcttcttctgctgcaaGTACTTTGGCTTCACCACAGTGGAGCAGCACCGCCAGCTGTCCTTCACCCAGCTCACCTGCTGCACCAGAACCAACCTGAACCACACCCGGACCACTTCCCTGCGCTTCTACCCGACCACATCCACTGAAGCTCAGCCAGGTACCAACACGACTGTGAAGATAGAACAGTGATGAAGAAGATCACATCTCATTACCTCCTCTTGTGTTTGCTTTGTCATGTTTATCTGACACAGACGGAGTTCCTGCTAAAAAACGCAAGAAAGACAACGTGGAGAATGTCCTGGAGATGATGGAGAACCTGGAGAACCCGCTCCACTGCCCGGTCAGACTCTATGAGTTCTACCTCTCCAAGTGGTGAGTGTCTGACTCACACTTTAAGTAGAGGACGCCTGAGCAGCTCAGATGTAACGACCTGTCTGAAATGTAaacgtcttcctctgtttcctttcAGCTCTGAGTCGGTGAAGCAGCGCAGCGACTTGTTTTTCCTTCGGCCAGATCGCTGCTGTGTTCCCAGCAGCCCCCACTGGTTCTCCTCTTCCCCACTGGATGGGGACACCATGGAGGCCATGCTCGCTCGACTCCTCACAGTCCGAGAGCTGCAGGACAGAAGGTAGCAGAGCTTCGGACCAACGGACAACGGACGACACCACGTCCACATGTTCTTGTTCTAGTTGTTAAAGAAATTCTTTCTGATAGAAACTGTGAAGAAGAGACATCTTCATCAAGACATCTGGTTCTGACGCAGTTAACTTCTCTCCAGTCGCTgcacattcatgttttattgtttgtttcctttcagTCGGTTGAATGTCAACACTTTCAgttctgacctgagatctgtgtcattttatttggaATAAAGAAGAAAGTTCTGAAAAGTTATGTTTGATTTTCCTTCCCATCTCTCCGGATAGAGAAAGACTTGGATCTCTGCCTCACCCAAAGTGAAACCATATTTCTTCATTCATGTTTTAAGATAAAACTATTGAGTGTAAATAAGAACTGACTCCAGGTCTGGAGAGAGAAGATGGTCTCAATCTCTAGTTTCTCAGAAAAACACTCATAAATAGACTCAACAGGAAAGAAGgagatattatatattatatttaatattcataGATTTTATATGAGGGAGGAGTAGACGTCACTTTAAAATAAGAAGGAAACTGAAGAACATATGAGACTCTAGATATTGTTCAAAGTTGTTTATGTCTGGAGAAGATCTTCATTAATAAAGCTTCATGCCTCAGTTTGTGAAAGTGGCTGAGGACTCGAGCTCAATCTGATCCAACTGGATTCAGGctcatgctttttttttctggtttctcACAAATACTTTTTTGAGGCGATTTGCAGGATTTATCGACCCAGATATTCAGGTCCttgggtttgtttttctcccccaTCCTCACACAGTTCTCTCCATCAGGATTCTCCCCTCTCCAGTTGTCTGGCTCGCCCTCAAGCCAAAACTTCAAACTGTGAAACACAGAACCGGATCCATGAAAACCTTCATACTGACGTCGATGacaaaaagtattttctcaATAACAAACCTTGGATCCAGTTGTGTGTCGTCCACCCAAAGCCATTCACCCTCTTTCTTTGAGTCTGTCAGTCCGATCCAAAACTTTTCCTCAGGTTCGTCCATTTTTTCCCTCACTTTAGACTCCAGGAATCTCTGAAGAGGAGAAGGTGATTTATCTGTGACGATGTGATAAGATATGAGAACATCgacctgcagcagtgttttATACCTGCTCCTTTTCGCTGTTTATCACAACCAGGTCTCCTCTCATTGATTTGCATTGTCTTCTACTCTCATTCCAGCTTAAagtaaaggaggagaagaagtacAACTTTCCTCCATGTGGCTCCCAGCCGTCCTCGCAGCTCGGACATGTTTCCTCTTTGGAGAGATAACAGCAAAGGAAATCACTGGTTACTTTAGATCTGGAAGCTGCAGTGACTTTGAATGTGAAGAGTTTTGAAAGACTGATGAAAATTTGAGTTTGAGAGGGTGGTGGTAcactgcccttgagcaaggcagctATTTTGCAACTGCAGTTACAGTCAATAGCTGTGTCTTAATCCAGGGGCAGTGACTACGCTGTCTCATATcagaggctccttcaaatggggCCGACAAATGCCTCCGTCTAACCcagagaaacaaaggctccaacGGGTGGATCCTTCCTGTCCCAACctttcccagaatgcattgcACTCAGGAGACAAACCCTTTTTCAAAAGGTTGATGGAGCCGGCAGGCGTTGAGACGTCTGATGATTCTCGTTATCATGGTTTCATTTAACTAAACATCTAATGggacaaatgttaaaataatcCTTTGTCTGGTTTCTGTTCCCGACCCAGCAGGACGTCTCCTTCGTGGGTCGGGTCGACCGcgtcctctgaaggatgcagctgctgaactgagacacagctgAAGTGACTGTATCCGTCAGTCCTTCACTGTTTCTTTAATCATCATCAGGAGAAGCTGATGTGTGACTTACTTCTTACTGAAGGAGGTTTACATGGCTGCTCCACTTTGGATGGTTCTCTCTTACTGAGTATTTCTGTTAAACAAAATGTAACTTTCATCAGTCGTTCATCAGAATCGTCTGAacagagaagaagcagaaatgtGAAGAAACTACTTTAAGAGAAAGTGACCTTGCTGCGGTTGAAACTTTAAAACTTcagaaacaaaatgaagaaGTTTACCTGTGAGATTTTTTGCCTCATCTTGACTCTTTTGGAGACTCTTCTTGGTTTGAGTATTTTCATGAACTGATAGAAAAAGACAATCTCATCAGTAAAGGTTAAACCTTCATTTGATAAACGAGTCAGTTCTTGATGACGAGCAGGAGAATCATTaacttcaaaatgtttttaaattccatttgttggttttacatcaacacaaacaaattaatatattaaaaaaaatatttgaatttcaAGAAGTGTTTGGACAGATTTCATGACTGATTCTACAAAATGTACTTCTAGGAATCAAACTCACGGGTTACACCAAGAGCTATGACAGCAGCTGCCAGGAGAACACTGAGGACCAGCAGGGCCACTCGCTCCGATGTGACCCCCGATCGCCTGTTTGATGCTGCAGGTTGTTTGGAGACTGTTCAACAGCAGAAGAGAAAGACGATGGAGATAAATGTCTAATATTCATAACAGTCTTTAAAGATGAAGTCCCACTTtcatgtcttttgtttttacagtcgaCCAACGACCAACAGAAATCAACCCTAACAGATTAAAGATGAATTTGTAAAAACCAGGAGCGAGTGTAGCCGACAGGAAGTAGAAGGCTCGACTGTTTCTTTTGGAGATGACTATAAATATTTCTCGGACCTTTCATAACGGtcacttcctctctttttttttttccacaccaCTGACTTATCATCACACTTTGTACAGGAAACACACCCAGATGGTTTTTACACCTCTCTCTTGGTCTTTTAAATAGAATTGAACTTCCTTTTTACTCGAACTAACGTTGAACATTTATTCACAGAAGTTGTTTCAAACTGATTCAATTACATGAGAGTCAAAATCATTTAAAGGCAGAAACCACAATTTACTTAGTaatgttattttttactttatcataCATCAACATAGCTTCACCTAACTTATATCCATTATCATTTGATCTCCAGATTATCTTTTGTgtaatacaatgtttttttgttgtcatttcCTGGGACACGATTGTTAAAATAGTTTCGTGCAGTTTATCACCCACCAGGCAGCTCTGCAGGTCTCTGAGCTTTTGAGGTCTTGACTTCGGAATAAGTGGGTTCATCTGTAGAGGGTGTGgccactgcaacacaaaaatatacaaatatgtacatttatgttCTGCTGGtaaaagtgttcatgtttctgtcaaacagaaaaacacaagggaCGAATCCTGGAGACTTCTGGAATGTTTCAGTTCTttacaaaatggaaaaacaggGAAGTCAACTCCACCGAGTCAAAGACTGATGAAAATGAACATTTTCCAAATAAACAACTCACTGTTTTAACATCTCAAATtggtaataatagtaataattatataaaacaatgtGTACACTCAATATTCAGTATAATACTTTCAGACTCACCATCTGTGTTTCCCCTCGCTCTTTTGATCTTGATCTTAATATCAGAGTAAAGAACTTCAGCTTCAGGCATTTTCCTGCTGTGGGACAATCAATGAAGATAAATTTGGAAATAAATTTAGTTTTCTCAGACACCAGCTCGAAAACTGTTCTAATCTTTCCTGTCAGACTCAAATGTGCTGAAGGCAGAAGACGTCTAGTTCCTCCAGACCAGATCGTTAGGATATTTCACTTCCTCAAGTTTTGGTCAAAcagatatttgttgttttctaacAGTGACGCCTCAGATGTGAGTGATGTTATTCAGTTTGAATGTTTCACAAAGGAGGTGATGAAGTTGCTTATTTCGAGTAAGTACAAATTTCCCAGTATTTTTTAATACTATTATATACATTACTCTGAAGTGTTCCTTTTGATGTCAAGACTTTTAATTTTGAacaatatttgtgtgtatgatatattttatttagagtttgtccacaaataaaatgaattgaaGCAGATTATACTCAACAATATAAACAATGAAAACTGTGGAAACACATAAAAGTCACTGGatcaaaattaaattaaaattttttactTCATAATAATTCTAATGTTTTCTTAATTCAGGAGATTATTTTCAGAACTCATGTCATTAGTTTGTCTGCTTTTTACCCTTAAATAAGAAAGTAAGTAATATTTTTCATTAGTTATAAATATTCAAACTGAAAATCATCTTTAAAGATCATAAAACCTCAAATACCCTCATAATTTTGTTTGTAAGATAtaatatcattattaaaaaaactcatggaaactgaaaaaaatctatttaaaaaggTAAATTACTTTCTTCTAATAAGACAGAacaatatttttataaaataaacaatttttaaGGAATTAAGTTATTAATTATTTCAGTCGAACGCATCAGAACTATGTTTACACTTACGTAGAAAACCAATAAACGTTTTTACGTATTTCACTTTCCGGAATGACACCTTCTTCGGATGTTACACAATGACGCGTCTTGTGATGGTATTTTGTCCAATCATCGCGCGCCTCAATTGACAGAACATCttgacagccaatcagacgcCGCGCCGTCCATGAAGGGGGAGGGGTTTAACCGGTGGTAGCGGACAGGGGGCGGAGGCTCCGTCTCTTCTGACCGACTCTGCTGCGCTGTCTCCGGCTTCTCGACTCTTCACTGACCCGGTGAAAGTTCCTCCTCCGCTGCAGACATGGCTCCCAGCGCGCAGCTGAAGGAGGCGATAGCCGACGTGCACGAGGGGATCCGGGCCATCCTGCTCGGGCCGCCCGGGGCCGGCAAGGGGACTCAGGTGAGCTAACAGAGCTAGCTGCTAGCCGCTAGCTGTTAGCATGGGGAAACTAGTGCACAGCAGCGCATGGCCGCTGTTAGCATGAGTAcaagctaatgctaatgctaccTGCCTCTACCTGTTGGTTCAGTTCAACGAGGAAGTGAATCATCAGACAGCCTCGTTAGAGTATCAAGCTCCTGACAGCTGTGTCATAGTTTCATCATAAAGTTATTTAACATCAAATATCTGATCTGTGCAGAAGAAGCTGAAGTTTTACTGACTT
It encodes:
- the LOC128461413 gene encoding zinc finger MYM-type protein 4-like encodes the protein LHNPFTICFAPWFCFVVGQFLFENDRMENIFSDVIYSQFNTEFTKILRHLKPSVPAAGYVQSRVEEEFLWDCKQLGAYSPIVLLNTLLFFCCKYFGFTTVEQHRQLSFTQLTCCTRTNLNHTRTTSLRFYPTTSTEAQPDGVPAKKRKKDNVENVLEMMENLENPLHCPVRLYEFYLSKCSESVKQRSDLFFLRPDRCCVPSSPHWFSSSPLDGDTMEAMLARLLTVRELQDRR
- the LOC128461391 gene encoding C-type lectin domain family 4 member A, producing the protein MPEAEVLYSDIKIKIKRARGNTDVATPSTDEPTYSEVKTSKAQRPAELPVSKQPAASNRRSGVTSERVALLVLSVLLAAAVIALGVTLHENTQTKKSLQKSQDEAKNLTEILSKREPSKVEQPCKPPSVRKETCPSCEDGWEPHGGKLYFFSSFTLSWNESRRQCKSMRGDLVVINSEKEQRFLESKVREKMDEPEEKFWIGLTDSKKEGEWLWVDDTQLDPSLKFWLEGEPDNWRGENPDGENCVRMGEKNKPKDLNIWVDKSCKSPQKSICEKPEKKSMSLNPVGSD